A genome region from Glycine max cultivar Williams 82 chromosome 5, Glycine_max_v4.0, whole genome shotgun sequence includes the following:
- the LOC100808991 gene encoding protein TPX2, translating into MSMTMVMEEDEEDVEIEHVFIAHEIDLDYEFDAARFFDFTRPETPSEAHEAQLWFQNAAGYPPSPFVRRLLVAREDLFLEDVSDSPKSEHVECASNVVDDEKSSVPLGIGFSDTAFENCGPKTLGENISGLLAGIQQNDGTRSLQVPTGLTFGSKTISNNLNSKAKSAVPKSSTLMKPTASQLAKQNRPSKNIGSRFQKLLTRNEHNLSISSGVESQAAKRQKLEGGLLCKVSDVKQQTNFFHKAPMMAVAVEQNSACSKLKLTNPREPDLRTARRGQRIRPKNVREAEHVTVPAPRFKARPLNRKILEAPSLLPHKRSTPRLPEFQEFHLKTLERAMQHTSAMSSSLHYDDSDKGWDKHTTVSALENRIKDLRRPAAAAAAPTDDGLGFTHIFKAQSLNKKILPSKGNGGVFHNSKHETTVPMESDLQTEKEVQHDPPIELFSKLSLTSEGQPNNGSHFKLPQHSGMCRKEKAFMLRANQTSRGNGSCISLMGARRSWGIR; encoded by the exons ATGTCGATGACGATGGTtatggaggaagatgaagaagacgtAGAAATAGAGCACGTGTTTATTGCTCATGAAATTGACCTCGATTACGAGTTCGACGCTGCAAGGTTCTTCGATTTCACTCGCCCGGAGACTCCCTCGGAAGCTCACGAAGCCCAACTCTGGTTTCAAAATGCCGCTGGTTACCCTCCTTCGC CTTTTGTGAGAAGGCTGCTAGTGGCGAGAGAGGATTTGTTCTTGGAAGATGTTAGCGATTCGCCCAAGTCCGAACACGTGGAATGCGCGAGTAATGTTGTGGATGATGAAAAATCTAGTGTTCCGTTAGGGATTGGATTTTCGGACACGGCTTTTGAGAATTGTG GTCCAAAAACACTTGGTGAAAATATCTCTGGCTTGTTGGCTGGAATTCAACAAAATGATGGTACAAGGTCCCTACAAGTACCTACAG GACTTACCTTTGGCAGTAAGACAATCAGCAACAATTTGAATTCTAAGGCTAAGTCTGCTGTACCAAAGAGTTCAACACTAATGAAACCTACTGCTAGTCAATTGGCCAAGCAAAATCGCCCTTCTAAAAACATCGGTTCAAG ATTTCAGAAGCTACTAACTCGGAATGAACATAATTTATCTATCTCTTCTGGGGTAGAAAGTCAAGCTGCCAAGCGGCAAAAATTAGAGGGCGGTCTCTTGTGTAAG GTTTCTGATGTGAAGCAGCAAACCAATTTTTTCCACAAGGCACCAATGATG GCTGTCGCTGTTGAGCAAAACTCTGCATGTTCGAAGCTGAAGCTTACTAATCCAAGGGAGCCTGACCTTAGAACAGCACGTAGAGGACAAAGGATAAG ACCCAAAAATGTTAGAGAGGCAGAGCATGTGACAGTTCCGGCTCCCAGATTCAAAGCTCGCCCATTAAATAGGAAG ATTCTTGAGGCTCCTTCATTGCTACCTCACAAAAGGAGCACTCCAAGATTGCCTGAATTTCAA GAATTTCACTTGAAGACTTTGGAGAGGGCAATGCAACACACATCTGCTATGTCATCTTCACTTCACTATGATGATTCTGATAAG GGTTGGGACAAGCATACTACTGTTTCTGCTTTAGAAAATAGAATCAAGGATTTAAGAAG acctgctgctgctgctgctgcaccAACTGATGATGGATTGGGTTTTACTCATATTTTTAAAGCTCAGTCTCTTAATAAGAAG ATACTTCCAAGTAAAGGAAATGGTGGTGTTTTCCATAACAGCAAACATGAAACAACAGTCCCAATG GAATCTGATTTGCAGACTGAAAAGGAGGTTCAGCATGACCCCCCAATTGAACTCTTCAGCAAG TTGTCTCTGACATCTGAAGGCCAGCCAAACAATGGATCTCATTTCAAACTGCCTCAGCATTCTGGGATGTGTAGAAAG GAGAAGGCTTTTATGTTAAGGGCAAACCAAACTTCTCGAGGGAATGGCAGTTGCATCAGTTTGATGGGTGCAAGGAG GAGCTGGGGAATTCGGTGA
- the LOC100813464 gene encoding probable sugar phosphate/phosphate translocator At1g12500 has protein sequence MVEAQTWTTRRMSNPRLDTSTTDQVLDIPPTPPGELRNSFGSNPNNLSPTLLTALIISSWYLSNIGVLLLNKYLLSFYGYRFPIFLTMLHMLSCAAYSYASINFLELVPLQHIHSKKQFLKIFALSAIFCFSVVCGNTSLRYLPVSFNQAIGATTPFFTAIFAFLITCKKETGEVYLALLPVVFGIVVASNSEPLFHLFGFLVCVGSTAGRALKSVVQGILLTSEAEKLHSMNLLLYMAPLAAMILLPFTLYIEGNVLALTIEKAKGDPFIVFLLLGNATVAYLVNLTNFLVTKHTSALTLQVLGNAKAAVAAVVSVLIFRNPVTVMGMAGFGITIMGVVLYSEAKKRSKVTTH, from the coding sequence ATGGTGGAGGCGCAGACATGGACGACGCGGCGAATGAGCAACCCTCGGCTGGACACCAGCACGACGGACCAAGTACTGGACATTCCCCCCACACCCCCGGGGGAGCTCCGCAACAGCTTCGGATCGAACCCTAACAACCTCTCCCCGACCCTGTTAACTGCTCTCATCATTTCATCTTGGTACCTCTCGAACATCGGAGTTCTTCTCTTAAACAAGTACCTCCTCAGCTTCTACGGCTACCGCTTCCCTATCTTCCTCACAATGCTCCACATGCTATCATGCGCCGCTTATTCCTACGCCTCCATCAACTTCCTTGAACTCGTTCCTCTCCAGCACATCCACTCCAAGAAGCAGTTCCTCAAGATCTTCGCTCTCAGCGCCATCTTCTGCTTCTCCGTCGTCTGCGGCAACACCTCCCTCCGCTACCTCCCCGTCTCCTTCAACCAGGCCATCGGCGCAACGACCCCGTTCTTCACCGCGATTTTTGCGTTTTTGATCACATGCAAGAAGGAGACTGGGGAGGTTTACCTCGCCCTGTTGCCGGTGGTGTTCGGTATCGTCGTGGCGAGCAACAGTGAAcccctttttcatttgtttgggTTTCTGGTCTGTGTCGGTTCCACCGCTGGTCGCGCTTTGAAGTCTGTGGTTCAGGGGATTTTGTTGACTTCTGAAGCGGAGAAGCTTCACTCCATGAACTTGCTTCTCTACATGGCACCCTTGGCGGCGATGATTTTGTTGCCGTTCACGCTCTACATTGAAGGAAATGTGCTGGCTTTGACTATTGAGAAGGCGAAAGGTGACCCCTTTATTGTGTTCTTGCTGCTTGGGAATGCCACCGTGGCTTATTTGGTGAACTTGACGAATTTCTTGGTGACGAAGCACACGAGTGCTTTGACGCTGCAGGTGTTGGGGAATGCCAAGGCGGCGGTGGCGGCGGTGGTTTCGGTTTTGATCTTCAGGAATCCGGTGACGGTTATGGGAATGGCCGGGTTCGGAATCACCATAATGGGGGTGGTGCTTTACAGTGAGGCCAAGAAGAGGTCCAAAGTTACGACTCATTGA
- the LOC100809537 gene encoding nudix hydrolase 14, chloroplastic, with protein MAMNIRSVCGALKRFTPLHSSNWVSKKNKGFSCKMSTESTSLTHTITLPNKHNEPVHVVAAPGVSPSDFWSAVECSLFKQWLHNLQTENGVLADGTLALRQVLIQGVDMFGKRIGFLKFKADIFDKETGKMVPGIVFARGPAVAVLMLLESEGETYAVLTEQARVPVGRIILELPAGMLDDDKGDFVGTAVREVEEEIGMKLNVGDMVDLTAFLDSATGCKVFPSGGGCDEEISIFLYRGRVDKEIISQLQGKETGLREHGELIKVRVVPYKKLWHTTADCKVLVAVALLEMAMKEGLLPALST; from the exons ATGGCTATGAATATTCGCAGTGTATGCGGTGCACTGAAAAGGTTCACTCCGCTTCACTCCTCAAATTGGGTTTCGAAGAAGAATAAGGGTTTCTCCTGCAAGATGTCAACCGAGTCAACTTCCTTGACCCACACCATCACACTGCCCAATAAACACAATGAACCCGTTCACGTAGTTGCTGCCCCCGGTGTCTCCCCTTCTGATTTCTG GAGTGCTGTTGAATGCTCTTTATTCAAGCAGTGGTTGCATAACTTGCAAACTGAGAATGGGGTTCTAGCTGATGGTACCTTGGCTCTGAGACAAGTTCTAATTCAG GGAGTAGACATGTTTGGAAAGCGCATTGGGTTTCTCAAGTTCAAAGCTGACATTTTTGACAAGGAAACAGGGAAAATG GTTCCAGGTATTGTGTTTGCAAGAGGACCAGCTGTGGCTGTGTTGATGCTCCTGGAATCAGAGGGTGAGACTTATGCTGTTCTTACTGAACAG GCAAGGGTTCCTGTTGGAAGAATTATTTTGGAATTGCCTGCTGGAATGTtggatgatgacaaaggtgatttTGTTGGTACTGCAGTTCGTGAG GTTGAAGAAGAGATTGGTATGAAGTTAAATGTAGGAGACATGGTTGACCTCACTGCTTTCCTTGACTCTGCAACTGGATGCAAAGTTTTCCCTTCCGGG gGAGGATGTGATGAAGAAATCAGTATTTTTCTGTACAGAGGGCGTGTTGATAAAGAGATAATATCACAACTACAAGGTAAAGAGACAGGTCTTCGTGAACATGGGGAGCTAATTAAGGTGCGTGTAGTACCATACAAGAAACTTTGGCACACAACTGCAGATTGCAAAGTTCTGGTGGCTGTTGCACTGTTAGAAATGGCTATGAAAGAAGGGCTATTGCCTGCTTTGTCTACATAG
- the LOC100818255 gene encoding nudix hydrolase 14, chloroplastic, whose translation MAMNIRFVCGALKRFTPLHSSNWVSKKNKGFFCKMSTESPSLTHTITLPNKHNEPVHIVAAPGVSNSDFWCAVESSLFKQWLHNLQTENGILADGTMTLRQVRIQGVDMFGKRIGFLKFKADIFDKETGKMIPGIVFARGPAVAVLILLESEGETYAVLTEQARVPVGRNILELPAGMLDDDKGDFVGTAVREVEEETGLKLNVEDMVDLTAFLDSTTGCRVFPSGGGCDEEISIFLYRGCVDKEIITQLQGKETGLREHGELIKVRVVPYKKLWRTTADCMVLVAVALLEMAMKEGLLPTLST comes from the exons ATGGCTATGAATATTCGCTTTGTATGCGGTGCACTGAAAAGGTTCACTCCGCTTCACTCCTCCAATTGGGTTTCGAAGAAGAATAAGGGTTTCTTCTGCAAGATGTCGACCGAGTCACCTTCCTTGACTCACACTATCACACTGCCCAATAAACACAACGAACCTGTTCACATTGTTGCTGCTCCCGGTGTCTCCAATTCTGATTTCTG GTGTGCTGTTGAATCCTCTTTATTCAAGCAGTGGTTGCATAACTTGCAAACTGAGAATGGGATTCTAGCTGATGGTACCATGACTCTCAGACAAGTTCGAATTCAG GGAGTAGACATGTTTGGAAAGCGCATTGGGTTTCTCAAGTTCAAAGCTGACATTTTTGACAAGGAAACAGGGAAAATG ATTCCAGGCATTGTATTTGCAAGAGGACCAGCTGTAGCTGTGCTGATACTCCTGGAATCAGAGGGTGAGACTTATGCTGTTCTTACTGAACAG gCAAGGGTTCCTGTTGGAAGAAACATTTTGGAATTGCCTGCTGGAATGTtggatgatgacaaaggtgatttTGTTGGTACTGCAGTGCGTGAG GTTGAAGAAGAGACTGGTCTCAAGTTAAACGTAGAAGACATGGTTGACCTCACTGCTTTCCTTGACTCTACAACTGGATGCAGAGTTTTCCCCTCTGGG GGAGGATGTGATGAAGAAATCAGTATTTTTCTGTACAGAGGGTGTGTTGATAAAGAGATAATCACACAACTACAAGGTAAAGAGACCGGCCTTCGTGAACATGGGGAGCTAATTAAGGTACGTGTAGTACCATACAAGAAACTTTGGCGCACAACAGCAGATTGCATGGTTCTGGTGGCTGTTGCACTGTTAGAAATGGCTATGAAAGAAGGCCTATTGCCTACTTTGTCTACCTAA
- the CCS gene encoding Cu/Zn-superoxide dismutase copper chaperone isoform X1: MAFLRSIATTAIATIPAALAFSSSSSSSFPRSSQSPNPQNRLGLVKTLATPPSALHMDHKLSSQPDAVLPELLTEFMVDMKCEGCVNAVKNKLNEINGVKNVEVDLSNQVVRILGSTPVKTMTEALEQTGRKARLIGQGVPEDFLISAAVSEFKGPDIFGVVRLAQVNMELARIEANFSGLSPGKHGWSINEFGDLTRGAASTGKMFNPPLGDLGTLEANEKGEAFYSGVKEKLRVADLIGRSVVVYATEDKSEHGITAAVIARSAGVGENYKKLCTCDGTTIWEATDTDFVTSKV, encoded by the exons ATGGCATTTCTGAGGTCAATAGCAACAACAGCAATTGCTACTATACCTGCAGCCTTAGCAttctcatcatcttcatcatcttctttcccTCGCTCTTCCCAATCCCCCAATCCCCAAAATAGATTAGGTCTTGTCAAAACACTTGCTACTCCTCCCTCTGCTCTCCACATGGACCACAAACTCTCTTCTCAG CCTGACGCTGTCTTGCCCGAGTTACTG ACGGAGTTCATGGTGGACATGAAATGCGAAGGTTGTGTTAATGCTGTCAAAAATAAGTTGAACGAGATAAATG GAGTTAAGAACGTAGAGGTGGACTTGAGCAATCAGGTTGTGAGGATTCTCGGTTCAACGCCGGTGAAGACTATGACTGAAGCTTTGGAGCAGACTGGTAGAAAAGCCCGGTTAATTGGACAAGGAGTGCCGGAAG ACTTCTTAATATCTGCTGCTGTTTCCGAATTCAAAGGTCCAGATATTTTTGGTGTTGTTCGCCTGGCTCAAGTAAATATGGAACTGGCTAGGATTGAAGCCAACTTTAGCGGGCTGTCGCCAGGAAAGCATGGTTGGTCTATTAATGAGTTTGGTGATCTGACTAGAGGTGCAGCAAGCACTGGTAAAATGTTCAATCCG CCACTGGGCGACCTGGGAACACTAGAAGCTAACGAAAAGGGTGAGGCCTTCTATAGTGGGGTCAAAGAAAAGCTGAGGGTGGCTGATCTTATTGGACGATCTGTGGTGGTATATGCAACTGAAGATAAATCAGAACATGGTATAACTGCTGCAGTAATTGCCAGAAGTGCTGGGGTGGGTGAGAACTATAAGAAACTCTGTACGTGTGATGGCACCACCATATGGGAGGCCACGGATACAGATTTTGTTACTAGCAAGGTCTGA
- the CCS gene encoding Cu/Zn-superoxide dismutase copper chaperone yields the protein MAFLRSIATTAIATIPAALAFSSSSSSSFPRSSQSPNPQNRLGLVKTLATPPSALHMDHKLSSQPDAVLPELLTEFMVDMKCEGCVNAVKNKLNEINGVKNVEVDLSNQVVRILGSTPVKTMTEALEQTGRKARLIGQGVPEDFLISAAVSEFKGPDIFGVVRLAQVNMELARIEANFSGLSPGKHGWSINEFGDLTRGAASTGKMFNPVNEENSKEPLGDLGTLEANEKGEAFYSGVKEKLRVADLIGRSVVVYATEDKSEHGITAAVIARSAGVGENYKKLCTCDGTTIWEATDTDFVTSKV from the exons ATGGCATTTCTGAGGTCAATAGCAACAACAGCAATTGCTACTATACCTGCAGCCTTAGCAttctcatcatcttcatcatcttctttcccTCGCTCTTCCCAATCCCCCAATCCCCAAAATAGATTAGGTCTTGTCAAAACACTTGCTACTCCTCCCTCTGCTCTCCACATGGACCACAAACTCTCTTCTCAG CCTGACGCTGTCTTGCCCGAGTTACTG ACGGAGTTCATGGTGGACATGAAATGCGAAGGTTGTGTTAATGCTGTCAAAAATAAGTTGAACGAGATAAATG GAGTTAAGAACGTAGAGGTGGACTTGAGCAATCAGGTTGTGAGGATTCTCGGTTCAACGCCGGTGAAGACTATGACTGAAGCTTTGGAGCAGACTGGTAGAAAAGCCCGGTTAATTGGACAAGGAGTGCCGGAAG ACTTCTTAATATCTGCTGCTGTTTCCGAATTCAAAGGTCCAGATATTTTTGGTGTTGTTCGCCTGGCTCAAGTAAATATGGAACTGGCTAGGATTGAAGCCAACTTTAGCGGGCTGTCGCCAGGAAAGCATGGTTGGTCTATTAATGAGTTTGGTGATCTGACTAGAGGTGCAGCAAGCACTGGTAAAATGTTCAATCCGGTAAATGAGGAAAACAGTAAAGAG CCACTGGGCGACCTGGGAACACTAGAAGCTAACGAAAAGGGTGAGGCCTTCTATAGTGGGGTCAAAGAAAAGCTGAGGGTGGCTGATCTTATTGGACGATCTGTGGTGGTATATGCAACTGAAGATAAATCAGAACATGGTATAACTGCTGCAGTAATTGCCAGAAGTGCTGGGGTGGGTGAGAACTATAAGAAACTCTGTACGTGTGATGGCACCACCATATGGGAGGCCACGGATACAGATTTTGTTACTAGCAAGGTCTGA